The following proteins are co-located in the Clostridiales bacterium genome:
- the carB gene encoding carbamoyl-phosphate synthase large subunit produces MPLRNDIKKVLVIGSGPIIIGQAAEFDYAGTQVCRTLKADGLEVVLVNSNPATIMTDKTIADKVYIEPLTLPVLKKIIKLEKPDSILSTMGGQTALTLSMQLAKEGFLEEQNVKLLGATPETIDKAEDRQLFKDMLESIGEPVIPSKVVTDIDDALAFAEEIGYPVIVRPAYTLGGTGGGIASTKKQLLRIGENGLRLSPIHQILVERCVSGWKEIEFEIIRDSKNNTITVCSMENVDPVGVHTGDSIVVAPAVTLSDKEYQMLRTASINIIQALGVEGGCNCQFALNPDNFEYAVIEVNPRVSRSSALASKATGYPIAKVASKIAIGYTLDEILNTVTGKTYACFEPALDYIVVKFPKWPFDKFVYAKRTLGTQMKATGEVMAIGTTFEQAMMKAVRCIELNLDSLNLRKLKEKDTDTIEELLHHCDDERIFVVYEALKRGISIDTIFEITKIDRWFINKLNNLFKMEQSLSQGELTQEKYKKAKKLGFLDKTIKNLSGQEPPQKLYASYKMVDTCAAEFAAETPYFYSTYDEENEAREFIEQHSTGKKKVIVFGSGPIRIGQGIEFDYCSVHCVTALKEAGYEAIIVNNNPETVSTDFDISDRLYFEPLTPEDVDSILETEQPWGVVVQFGGQTAIKLTKHLKNKGVKILGTSADSIDAAEDRERFDKLLEHCNIPRPNGRMAYTTEVAVKEAQKLGYPVLLRPSYVLGGQNMIIAHGKNDVIEYMDIITATELENPVLIDKYLMGTEVEVDAVCDGDDFLIPGIMEHIERAGVHSGDSISIYPPQTLTQKIRDTIVEYTGRLAKELNVSGLVNIQYVIYQGEVYVIEVNPRSSRTVPYISKVTNVPIVDLATKVALGAKLKDLGYGSGVCPEGDYVAVKVPVFSFPKLHDADNHLGPEMKSTGEVLGIDRDLETALYKGLIAAGYEMHKVGNCVLITVKDSDKPEVVPLAQKFIDFGYKIWATKGTAEYLREHGVPSEIVNKHDGPSPNTSDLFDTGEVDFVVSTSTIGRKPAVHSVQMRRKAIERNIACLTSIDTANALANSLLMRKTLEDFNMVDIVKI; encoded by the coding sequence ATGCCATTACGTAACGATATAAAGAAAGTGCTTGTGATCGGATCTGGTCCTATTATCATCGGACAGGCGGCGGAGTTTGATTATGCGGGAACGCAGGTCTGCCGTACACTGAAGGCTGACGGACTTGAAGTCGTGCTGGTCAATTCAAATCCGGCCACCATCATGACGGATAAAACCATAGCGGATAAGGTGTATATTGAGCCCCTGACGCTGCCGGTACTGAAAAAGATTATTAAGCTTGAAAAGCCTGACAGCATTCTGTCTACCATGGGAGGGCAAACCGCACTGACGCTTTCCATGCAGCTTGCAAAGGAAGGATTTCTGGAAGAACAGAATGTAAAGCTTCTGGGTGCTACTCCGGAAACCATCGATAAGGCGGAGGACCGGCAGCTGTTTAAGGATATGCTGGAGTCTATCGGAGAACCGGTGATTCCTTCCAAAGTTGTAACTGACATAGACGACGCCCTTGCCTTTGCGGAAGAGATCGGATACCCTGTGATCGTTCGCCCTGCATATACCCTTGGGGGAACTGGGGGAGGTATTGCATCCACGAAGAAGCAGCTTTTGAGAATCGGTGAAAACGGCCTGCGGCTGAGCCCCATCCATCAGATTTTGGTGGAACGCTGTGTTTCCGGCTGGAAAGAAATTGAATTTGAAATTATCAGAGACAGCAAGAACAATACCATCACCGTTTGCTCGATGGAAAACGTTGACCCGGTGGGCGTACATACGGGAGATTCCATCGTTGTAGCACCGGCTGTTACTCTGTCTGATAAAGAATATCAGATGCTGAGAACTGCATCGATCAATATCATTCAAGCGCTAGGCGTAGAGGGCGGCTGTAACTGTCAGTTCGCTCTGAATCCAGACAACTTTGAATATGCAGTCATTGAAGTAAATCCCAGAGTATCCAGATCCTCTGCCCTGGCTTCAAAAGCCACTGGATATCCGATTGCAAAGGTGGCATCCAAGATTGCCATTGGCTATACATTGGATGAGATTCTCAATACGGTAACAGGAAAGACTTATGCTTGCTTTGAGCCGGCACTAGACTACATTGTTGTCAAATTCCCCAAATGGCCCTTTGACAAATTTGTCTACGCAAAGAGAACCCTAGGCACTCAGATGAAGGCTACCGGAGAAGTAATGGCCATCGGTACTACGTTCGAACAGGCAATGATGAAAGCGGTTCGCTGCATTGAGCTGAATCTTGATTCCCTAAACCTAAGAAAGCTGAAGGAAAAAGATACCGATACCATTGAAGAGCTTCTGCACCACTGTGACGACGAACGGATCTTTGTGGTATATGAGGCGTTGAAGCGTGGAATCTCCATTGACACAATCTTTGAGATCACAAAGATTGATCGTTGGTTTATCAATAAGCTGAACAACCTATTCAAGATGGAGCAATCCCTTTCCCAAGGAGAGCTGACGCAGGAAAAATATAAAAAGGCAAAAAAACTGGGCTTTCTTGACAAAACCATCAAGAATCTTAGCGGACAGGAACCACCGCAAAAACTGTACGCTTCCTATAAAATGGTTGACACTTGCGCCGCAGAGTTTGCTGCGGAAACCCCCTATTTCTATTCCACCTATGATGAGGAAAATGAGGCAAGAGAATTTATCGAGCAGCATAGCACCGGAAAGAAGAAGGTCATCGTATTCGGTTCGGGTCCCATCCGGATTGGACAGGGAATCGAGTTTGACTACTGCTCTGTTCACTGTGTCACGGCACTGAAGGAAGCCGGATATGAAGCGATTATCGTGAATAATAATCCAGAGACTGTTTCCACAGACTTTGACATTTCCGACCGGCTTTATTTTGAACCCCTAACTCCCGAAGATGTGGATTCCATTCTCGAGACAGAGCAGCCATGGGGCGTGGTGGTGCAGTTCGGAGGACAGACAGCCATCAAGCTCACCAAGCATCTGAAGAATAAGGGCGTTAAAATACTGGGGACCTCAGCGGACAGCATTGATGCAGCAGAAGACAGAGAACGGTTTGATAAGCTTCTGGAGCATTGCAACATTCCGCGGCCAAACGGCAGAATGGCCTATACCACAGAAGTAGCAGTGAAGGAAGCGCAGAAGCTGGGATATCCCGTATTGCTGAGACCGTCCTACGTTTTGGGAGGCCAGAATATGATCATCGCTCACGGAAAAAATGATGTCATAGAATATATGGATATCATTACCGCAACAGAGCTTGAGAACCCGGTGCTCATCGATAAATACCTCATGGGTACGGAAGTGGAGGTCGACGCAGTTTGTGACGGAGATGATTTCCTCATCCCTGGCATCATGGAGCATATTGAGCGGGCAGGAGTCCACTCCGGAGACTCCATCTCCATCTATCCGCCCCAGACATTAACCCAGAAAATACGGGATACCATCGTGGAATATACCGGACGGCTTGCCAAGGAGCTCAACGTATCGGGTCTTGTAAATATCCAGTACGTCATCTATCAGGGAGAGGTCTATGTCATCGAAGTCAATCCCAGATCATCGAGGACTGTACCGTATATCAGCAAGGTTACCAACGTTCCTATTGTTGACCTTGCAACGAAGGTGGCACTGGGTGCAAAGCTCAAGGATCTCGGTTACGGCAGCGGCGTTTGCCCTGAAGGCGACTACGTAGCGGTCAAAGTACCGGTATTCAGTTTTCCTAAGCTTCATGACGCAGACAATCATCTCGGACCGGAGATGAAATCTACAGGAGAAGTACTTGGGATCGATCGCGATCTGGAAACTGCCTTGTACAAAGGTCTCATTGCAGCAGGTTATGAGATGCATAAAGTTGGAAACTGCGTTCTGATTACAGTAAAGGATTCTGACAAGCCGGAAGTCGTGCCTCTTGCGCAGAAGTTTATTGATTTTGGATATAAAATCTGGGCAACGAAGGGTACGGCAGAATATCTGAGAGAACACGGCGTACCGTCAGAAATCGTTAATAAGCACGATGGACCATCTCCCAATACGAGTGATTTGTTTGATACTGGTGAGGTTGACTTTGTAGTGTCAACATCCACCATCGGAAGAAAACCGGCGGTGCATTCCGTTCAGATGAGGCGAAAAGCAATCGAGAGAAACATCGCATGCCTGACCTCCATCGATACTGCCAATGCACTGGCCAATAGCCTTCTGATGAGGAAGACCTTGGAAGACTTTAACATGGTAGACATCGTAAAAATATGA
- a CDS encoding rod shape-determining protein, which translates to MGFTEEVGIDLGTANVLVYIKGKGVVLNEPSVVAINRDTNEILAVGEEARQMLGRTPSNIIAVRPLRDGVISDYDVTERMLKYFIKKTCGSGRFFKPRIMVCVPSGVTEVEKRAVREAATQAGGKAVYLMEEPVAAAIGAGLDISKPDGVMIIDIGGGTTDVAVISLGGIVTSTSVKVAGDKFDESIIKYMRKEHKLYIGERTAEEMKMTIGTAYPREEVVVKECRGRDLVTGLPKSIEITSKEMMEALDEPLQVICEVAHGVLERTPPELSADISNSGIVITGGGALLHGIDKRIEERTGIKVTIAEDPKSCVAIGTGKALNSIDAIENNQMNKRRSYI; encoded by the coding sequence TTGGGATTTACAGAAGAAGTGGGCATTGACCTTGGAACAGCAAATGTTTTAGTTTATATAAAAGGGAAGGGCGTCGTTCTGAACGAGCCGTCCGTTGTCGCTATCAACAGAGATACCAATGAGATTCTCGCAGTGGGAGAAGAAGCAAGGCAGATGCTGGGGAGAACTCCAAGCAATATCATTGCTGTTAGACCGCTGAGAGATGGCGTGATTTCCGATTATGATGTAACGGAAAGAATGCTGAAATATTTTATTAAAAAGACCTGCGGAAGCGGCAGATTCTTCAAGCCAAGAATTATGGTTTGTGTGCCCAGTGGTGTTACTGAGGTTGAAAAGAGAGCCGTCAGAGAAGCTGCTACCCAAGCGGGAGGCAAAGCGGTCTATTTGATGGAGGAGCCTGTTGCGGCAGCCATCGGTGCAGGACTTGATATTTCTAAGCCCGACGGAGTCATGATCATAGACATCGGCGGAGGAACGACCGATGTTGCAGTGATTTCCCTGGGAGGAATTGTAACAAGTACCTCTGTAAAGGTTGCTGGTGATAAATTCGACGAATCGATTATTAAATATATGCGAAAAGAGCACAAGCTTTACATTGGGGAGCGTACCGCGGAAGAAATGAAAATGACCATCGGTACTGCTTATCCGAGAGAAGAAGTGGTCGTAAAGGAATGCAGAGGGCGAGACCTTGTCACGGGACTTCCGAAATCCATCGAAATCACTTCGAAGGAGATGATGGAGGCGCTGGACGAGCCTTTGCAGGTGATCTGCGAGGTTGCTCACGGCGTATTGGAGAGAACGCCGCCGGAACTTTCAGCAGACATCAGCAACAGCGGTATCGTCATCACCGGCGGAGGAGCACTCCTACACGGTATCGACAAACGGATCGAGGAACGAACAGGCATCAAGGTTACCATTGCTGAAGATCCCAAATCCTGTGTTGCCATCGGAACCGGTAAGGCCTTAAATTCCATCGATGCGATTGAAAACAATCAGATGAATAAAAGAAGGTCATACATTTAG
- a CDS encoding class I SAM-dependent RNA methyltransferase gives MAKLELIATATFGLEAVVKREIENLGFKVLKSEDAKITFLGDERAVVKSNLWLRCADRVLVKLGEFDALSFEELFQQTKALPWEEWIPEDGKFTVTGTSVKSKLHSVPDCQAIVKKSIVEKLKETYHCQWFEETGPEFIIKVTLLKDRATITLDTSGAGLHKRGYRVKDVAAPIKETLAAAMVQLSFWKEGRLLLDPFCGSGTIPIEAALIGRNIAPGLNRKFAAEQWPAIPSHLWKEERKAAFDAINNDAEIRIIGSDILPAAVMAARENAMEAGVDDCIDFHIRPLKEVRFDENYGIMIANPPYGERIGEKDAIRHIYSDLKKLFEQNPTWSLYLVTTDKEFEMLTFGRPADRRRKLYNGRLEVTYYQYYGEKPKKA, from the coding sequence TTGGCAAAGCTGGAACTGATCGCCACCGCTACCTTTGGACTGGAAGCGGTGGTCAAAAGAGAAATTGAAAATCTAGGGTTCAAGGTTCTTAAGTCTGAAGATGCAAAAATAACCTTTTTAGGTGATGAACGGGCTGTTGTAAAATCAAACCTGTGGCTGCGGTGTGCCGACCGAGTGCTTGTTAAACTGGGCGAATTCGATGCGCTTAGTTTTGAAGAACTCTTTCAGCAGACAAAGGCTCTTCCCTGGGAAGAATGGATTCCGGAGGACGGTAAATTCACTGTTACAGGAACCTCTGTCAAATCGAAGCTGCACAGTGTTCCTGACTGTCAGGCGATTGTGAAAAAATCCATCGTAGAGAAACTGAAAGAGACGTATCACTGCCAATGGTTTGAGGAGACGGGACCGGAATTTATCATTAAGGTGACGCTTCTTAAGGATCGTGCAACCATTACGCTTGATACCAGCGGTGCAGGCCTTCACAAAAGGGGATACCGGGTTAAGGACGTGGCTGCGCCCATCAAGGAAACGCTGGCAGCAGCAATGGTCCAGCTGTCCTTTTGGAAAGAAGGAAGGCTTCTCCTTGATCCATTCTGCGGTTCCGGGACAATTCCCATTGAGGCGGCACTAATTGGGAGAAATATTGCTCCTGGCCTGAACCGAAAATTTGCGGCTGAGCAATGGCCGGCCATTCCGTCCCATCTTTGGAAAGAAGAGAGAAAGGCAGCATTTGATGCAATAAACAATGATGCTGAGATTCGCATTATCGGCTCTGACATTCTGCCTGCTGCGGTGATGGCAGCACGGGAAAATGCTATGGAAGCCGGCGTTGATGACTGCATCGATTTTCATATCCGCCCGCTGAAGGAAGTCCGGTTTGATGAAAATTATGGCATCATGATCGCGAATCCGCCCTATGGCGAACGAATCGGAGAAAAGGATGCGATTCGGCACATCTATTCTGACTTGAAAAAGTTGTTCGAACAAAATCCCACATGGTCCCTGTACTTAGTAACCACAGATAAAGAGTTTGAAATGCTTACCTTCGGACGTCCCGCAGACAGAAGAAGGAAACTCTATAATGGCAGGCTGGAAGTCACATATTATCAGTATTACGGAGAAAAACCCAAGAAAGCTTAA
- a CDS encoding DUF1836 domain-containing protein, with protein MRYEEFIKNTIDEFVAKGKIDEAAFPDMEIYMDQAETFLNRELAVYKNSEKDKVITKTMIGNYVKHNMLPRPVNKKYSKDHLILLTLIFYMKGTFQMEEIEKIMKPLIDNYNSEFDDKIDIAALYKGILEVHEAEQDALAKSISSVIKNSKNYLMESEVSDDDMLELFMLIVNLSLKADAQKFLAHKLLQEYILKPKQKKQKEG; from the coding sequence TTGAGGTATGAAGAATTTATTAAAAATACGATAGACGAATTTGTAGCCAAGGGAAAAATTGATGAAGCAGCTTTTCCCGATATGGAAATTTATATGGATCAGGCGGAGACTTTTTTGAACAGGGAGCTTGCGGTCTATAAAAACAGTGAAAAAGATAAGGTCATCACAAAAACGATGATTGGAAACTATGTGAAGCACAATATGCTGCCAAGGCCCGTCAATAAGAAATATTCCAAGGATCATTTGATTCTGCTGACCCTCATTTTCTATATGAAGGGCACCTTCCAGATGGAAGAAATCGAAAAGATTATGAAACCGCTCATTGATAATTACAATTCTGAATTTGATGATAAAATTGATATTGCTGCACTGTATAAAGGAATTCTTGAAGTGCATGAAGCCGAACAAGATGCCCTTGCAAAGAGTATCAGCAGCGTGATCAAAAATAGTAAGAACTATCTCATGGAATCCGAGGTATCAGATGATGATATGCTGGAGCTCTTCATGCTGATCGTGAACCTTTCTCTGAAAGCAGACGCACAAAAATTCCTGGCTCATAAACTCCTTCAGGAGTATATCTTAAAACCAAAACAGAAAAAACAGAAAGAAGGTTGA
- the argF gene encoding ornithine carbamoyltransferase, with the protein MAVNLKGRSFLTLMDFTPQEIRYLLDLAHDLKAKKRAGISGDLLRGKNIVLLFEKTSTRTRCSFEVACHDEGGHVTYLESSGSQVGKKESIEDSAKVLGRFYDGIEYRGFDQKTVEDLARYSGVPVWNGLTDIDHPTQILADMLTMEEHMAKPLNKAKVIFCGDIRNNMAYAWMYGCAKMGVHFVAYGPDELEVDPDVLSASRKVAEATGSVIEVSSDPGCLKGADVIYTDVWASMGEEDQIPAKVKMLTPFKVTTELLAATENPDVLFLHCLPAFHDFETKMAKEWKEKGFDIREVTDEVFRSKHSVVFDEAENRMHTIKAIMVATL; encoded by the coding sequence ATGGCAGTTAATTTAAAGGGAAGAAGCTTTTTAACGTTGATGGACTTTACTCCGCAGGAAATCAGGTATCTGCTGGATCTGGCCCATGATTTGAAGGCAAAAAAGAGAGCTGGAATCAGCGGTGATTTGCTAAGGGGAAAAAATATAGTCCTACTGTTTGAAAAAACATCTACGAGAACGAGATGCTCCTTTGAAGTTGCTTGCCACGATGAAGGCGGACATGTGACCTACCTGGAATCCTCAGGGTCTCAAGTAGGCAAAAAAGAATCCATAGAAGACAGTGCTAAGGTTTTGGGCAGATTTTATGACGGAATTGAATACAGAGGGTTTGATCAAAAAACAGTCGAGGATCTTGCCAGATATTCTGGCGTTCCCGTTTGGAACGGACTCACAGACATCGATCATCCCACTCAGATCCTGGCCGATATGCTGACCATGGAAGAACATATGGCGAAACCGCTCAATAAGGCAAAAGTCATTTTCTGCGGCGATATTAGAAACAATATGGCTTATGCATGGATGTATGGCTGTGCGAAAATGGGCGTTCATTTTGTAGCGTACGGTCCCGATGAGCTTGAGGTAGATCCAGACGTTCTTTCTGCATCCAGAAAGGTTGCGGAAGCCACCGGAAGCGTGATTGAAGTAAGCAGTGACCCGGGATGCCTAAAGGGTGCTGATGTGATCTACACCGATGTATGGGCTTCCATGGGAGAAGAGGATCAGATACCAGCCAAAGTGAAGATGCTGACCCCATTTAAGGTTACCACGGAATTATTGGCAGCTACGGAGAATCCGGATGTTCTCTTCCTCCACTGTCTGCCTGCGTTTCATGATTTTGAAACGAAGATGGCCAAGGAATGGAAGGAGAAGGGCTTTGATATCAGAGAGGTCACAGATGAGGTGTTCCGCAGCAAGCATTCCGTTGTTTTTGACGAAGCAGAGAACAGAATGCATACAATCAAAGCCATTATGGTTGCCACTTTGTAG
- a CDS encoding ISLre2 family transposase produces the protein MMLITTKTNNGGTLMNNSITEIAELIIRSFEENFEKMLMEKKDISEFVIETKKILDQVGTILAKEALEMMDSLVKGDSRRKQNWYVHEKAAPNTLATIFGEVHYHRTYYKHKTETEYRYLSDELMGIDSYDKMDVALKSRLIEEAIDTPYARSGRKAAETLQISSQSVMNAIRELGPVRNNEVKISRSKETPTILYIEADEDHVALQAGGCSEPKLVYVHEGRTQVGKERWKLQNPRYFGGMYRESEELWNEVADYIDTAYDYDKIEKIYLSGDGASWIKSGATIINKSIFVLDRYHLHKAVKTAGAHIENAEREIWRALKREDKEYLKVVFETILDAAETETKAQSVKEAKTYIMNHWENIKYHYSKDYSGCSAEGHISHIYSDRLSSRPLGWSLEGVDQMARLRVFAENGGNLFDLALRKKQERIRETRAIELDLKLCRKKIRKVSGETIDNLPALNSGKRTQLALALRGLRGI, from the coding sequence ATGATGTTAATAACCACAAAAACAAATAACGGAGGCACTCTTATGAACAATAGTATAACTGAAATTGCAGAATTAATCATCAGGAGTTTTGAGGAAAACTTCGAAAAGATGTTGATGGAAAAGAAGGATATCTCCGAATTTGTAATTGAGACTAAGAAAATACTGGACCAAGTAGGAACGATTCTAGCGAAGGAAGCGCTGGAAATGATGGATTCTCTTGTGAAAGGAGATTCTCGTCGAAAGCAGAACTGGTATGTTCATGAGAAGGCTGCACCCAACACCCTTGCGACCATATTTGGTGAGGTTCATTATCATAGAACGTACTACAAGCATAAAACCGAAACGGAATATCGATATTTATCGGATGAACTGATGGGAATCGACTCCTACGACAAAATGGATGTTGCCTTGAAATCCAGACTGATTGAAGAAGCGATTGATACCCCGTACGCAAGAAGTGGCAGGAAAGCTGCCGAGACACTACAGATTTCAAGCCAGAGTGTTATGAACGCCATAAGGGAACTAGGCCCGGTCAGGAATAACGAAGTGAAAATTTCAAGATCAAAAGAAACGCCTACAATTCTCTACATTGAAGCTGACGAAGATCACGTTGCGCTTCAGGCTGGCGGCTGTTCAGAACCAAAGCTTGTGTATGTGCATGAAGGCAGGACACAGGTCGGAAAAGAAAGGTGGAAACTGCAGAACCCGAGATATTTCGGTGGAATGTACAGGGAATCAGAAGAACTCTGGAACGAAGTAGCAGATTACATTGATACCGCCTATGACTATGATAAGATTGAAAAAATATATTTGTCCGGGGATGGAGCAAGCTGGATAAAGTCAGGAGCAACCATAATCAACAAAAGTATTTTCGTACTTGACCGATACCACCTGCACAAGGCGGTAAAAACAGCAGGAGCGCATATTGAAAACGCTGAGAGGGAAATATGGAGAGCCCTTAAAAGAGAAGACAAAGAATACCTAAAGGTCGTATTTGAAACCATCCTGGATGCAGCAGAAACAGAGACAAAGGCACAATCGGTGAAAGAAGCAAAGACCTATATCATGAATCATTGGGAAAACATTAAGTATCACTATTCCAAGGATTATTCGGGCTGCAGTGCCGAAGGGCACATTAGCCATATCTATTCAGATCGGCTCAGTTCCAGGCCGCTGGGATGGAGCCTTGAGGGAGTCGATCAGATGGCAAGACTCCGAGTCTTTGCTGAAAACGGAGGTAATCTATTCGATCTGGCGCTAAGAAAGAAACAAGAACGAATCAGAGAGACAAGAGCCATTGAACTGGACTTAAAATTATGCAGAAAAAAGATACGAAAAGTCAGTGGAGAGACAATCGATAACCTGCCTGCTCTAAATTCAGGAAAGCGCACTCAACTGGCATTAGCATTACGAGGACTCAGGGGAATTTAA
- a CDS encoding PLP-dependent aminotransferase family protein has product MDITINHHAHTPIYMQIVNQLKEMILKGEITDGFVLPSERTMAKLLKVHRNTVVRAYMELKADAFLSSSQGKGYTVSYQSDAGEHKDCGEYKNSRTAAEAGATIAWTSLIRDEYLDLKITFDDLFTKSYTSNNISFAGGIASAEEYGKEDLANILGDIISSDNIETYSFSPYQGNHDLRQNIVHFMSGKGIGAKPSEIQIVSETNQALDYLASLLIRPGDTVITEEPVSPDVYRTFALAGGKVITVPMDEEGILCDRLEPLIIKHQPKFIYVNPDFQNPTGIVMSLERRKALLDLSHKYRMPIIEEDAVSEIRFEGVRIPSLKALDKGNNVIFIYSFALTFAPGVRMAFVLADKTLIKSLSYIVSIRLISLDSISQKLLSSCIEKGIYQKNLRTICGDYKEKRDLMCLCLQEANDLGLRFRKPAGGVYLWCKLSSDTDYHKLYLKTLEKGVSFIPGSVFYIRGSKGDCCIRLNFSYPSKLQIEKGIGLLTQALRESRLTLDSSYGTELERES; this is encoded by the coding sequence ATGGATATTACCATCAATCATCATGCCCATACACCGATCTATATGCAGATTGTGAATCAGCTGAAAGAGATGATTTTAAAAGGAGAAATCACCGACGGATTTGTATTGCCTTCAGAAAGAACCATGGCAAAGCTCCTGAAGGTTCACAGGAATACGGTCGTTAGAGCCTATATGGAGTTGAAGGCGGATGCCTTTCTTTCTTCATCACAAGGAAAAGGGTATACCGTATCGTATCAGTCAGATGCAGGAGAACATAAAGACTGCGGGGAATACAAGAACTCGCGGACGGCAGCAGAAGCAGGAGCAACCATTGCCTGGACCAGTCTGATTCGGGATGAATATCTCGATCTCAAAATCACCTTTGACGATCTATTCACAAAGTCTTATACTTCAAACAACATCTCCTTTGCAGGGGGAATCGCATCTGCTGAGGAATACGGCAAGGAGGATCTAGCCAACATTCTTGGGGACATTATTTCATCGGACAACATAGAAACCTATTCGTTCTCTCCTTATCAAGGAAACCATGATTTAAGGCAGAATATTGTTCATTTTATGTCTGGCAAGGGGATTGGGGCAAAGCCTTCCGAAATACAGATCGTTTCTGAGACCAATCAAGCGCTGGACTACCTGGCCTCTCTTTTAATTCGCCCTGGAGATACTGTGATCACAGAGGAACCGGTTTCTCCAGACGTCTATAGAACCTTCGCGCTGGCGGGAGGGAAAGTAATTACTGTGCCTATGGATGAGGAGGGAATCCTTTGCGACAGACTGGAACCCCTTATTATCAAGCATCAGCCTAAATTTATTTATGTAAATCCAGATTTTCAAAATCCAACCGGAATCGTCATGAGCCTGGAACGGAGAAAAGCACTTCTCGACCTCTCTCACAAATATCGCATGCCCATCATCGAAGAAGACGCAGTATCGGAAATTCGATTTGAAGGGGTTCGTATTCCATCATTAAAAGCTCTGGATAAGGGAAATAACGTGATCTTTATCTATTCCTTTGCGCTGACATTTGCACCCGGAGTTCGAATGGCCTTTGTCTTGGCTGATAAAACCCTGATAAAGAGTTTGAGTTATATTGTTTCGATTCGTTTAATCAGTTTGGACAGCATTTCACAAAAGCTTCTTAGCAGCTGTATCGAAAAAGGAATTTACCAGAAAAACCTCAGAACCATTTGCGGCGATTATAAGGAAAAGAGAGACCTGATGTGTTTATGTCTCCAGGAAGCAAATGATTTGGGCCTCCGTTTTCGGAAGCCTGCCGGTGGGGTTTATCTCTGGTGCAAACTTTCGTCGGATACGGACTACCACAAGCTGTATCTAAAAACTCTCGAAAAAGGTGTCTCCTTTATCCCCGGAAGCGTGTTTTATATCAGAGGATCAAAGGGAGATTGCTGCATTCGCCTCAATTTTTCCTATCCCAGTAAGCTGCAGATTGAAAAAGGCATCGGACTGCTGACACAAGCCTTGCGGGAGAGCCGACTTACATTAGATAGCAGCTATGGGACAGAACTGGAGAGAGAAAGCTAA